Proteins co-encoded in one Girardinichthys multiradiatus isolate DD_20200921_A chromosome 11, DD_fGirMul_XY1, whole genome shotgun sequence genomic window:
- the styxl1 gene encoding serine/threonine/tyrosine-interacting-like protein 1 isoform X1, with amino-acid sequence MAEITMCEPGELYNLLNQRRCVSRLAEINYLCLIDAQETQDYRTGHIVTAKIMKMGADGSCYLPDAVEIDSMQHIVVYDSNTSCLLEQGRAVDCAQVLAKSSSHPVQILTGGFRTFSALYPFLRTEKILYTITELENLTIYPVEIISGLLYMGDQKQSQDANTLKDLKISATVNLSHFTQNDSADGTQVILNIPVADDVESDLYSNFQTVCWFINSHINAGSRVLIISRQGRSRCSAVAIAFLMDHFKYTLEDAWRHMIKCKPSMRPNTGFLQQLCDWEVHTMGRKHTDLSKAQF; translated from the exons ATGGCTGAAATCACCATGTGTGAGCCTGGTGAGCTCTACAATCTCCTCAACCAGCGCCGGTGTGTGTCGAGGCTGGCAGAGATCAACTACCTCTGTCTGATTG atgCCCAGGAAACCCAGGACTACCGCACAGGTCATATTGTAACAGCCAAAATTATGAAAATG GGTGCAGATGGTTCATGCTACTTGCCGGATGCAGTGGAGATTGACAGTATGCAGCACATTGTGGTCTATGACAGTAACACAAGCTGTTTACTGGAACAAG GAAGGGCAGTCGACTGTGCCCAGGTGCTGGCAAAATCCAGCTCCCATCCAGTTCAAATACTGACAGGAGGCTTTAGGACGTTCTCGGCTCTGTACCCGTTTTTAAGGACTGAGAAGATCCTTTACACAATCACT GAGCTGGAAAACCTGACGATTTATCCAGTGGAGATTATATCTGGACTTCTGTATATGGGAGACCAGAAACAAAGCCAGGATGCAAACACCCTGAAGGACCTGAAAATCAGCGCTACTGTCAACCTCTCACATTTTACTCAGAATGACTCTGCAGA CGGGACCCAGGTGATCCTTAACATCCCAGTAGCTGATGACGTGGAGTCGGACCTATATTCAAACTTCCAAACAGTATGCTGGTTTATTA ATTCTCACATAAATGCAGGATCTCGTGTCCTGATCATTTCCAGGCAGGGCAGAAGCCGCTGCAGCGCTGTGGCCATCGCCTTCCTCATGGACCACTTCAAATACACACTGGAG GACGCCTGGAGGcacatgataaaatgtaaacCCAGCATGAGGCCCAACACAGGGTTTCTACAACAGCTGTGTGACTGGGAGGTTCACACCATGGGAAGGAAACACACAGATTTATCAAAAGCTCAATTTTAA
- the styxl1 gene encoding serine/threonine/tyrosine-interacting-like protein 1 isoform X2 — translation MCEPGELYNLLNQRRCVSRLAEINYLCLIDAQETQDYRTGHIVTAKIMKMGADGSCYLPDAVEIDSMQHIVVYDSNTSCLLEQGRAVDCAQVLAKSSSHPVQILTGGFRTFSALYPFLRTEKILYTITELENLTIYPVEIISGLLYMGDQKQSQDANTLKDLKISATVNLSHFTQNDSADGTQVILNIPVADDVESDLYSNFQTVCWFINSHINAGSRVLIISRQGRSRCSAVAIAFLMDHFKYTLEDAWRHMIKCKPSMRPNTGFLQQLCDWEVHTMGRKHTDLSKAQF, via the exons ATGTGTGAGCCTGGTGAGCTCTACAATCTCCTCAACCAGCGCCGGTGTGTGTCGAGGCTGGCAGAGATCAACTACCTCTGTCTGATTG atgCCCAGGAAACCCAGGACTACCGCACAGGTCATATTGTAACAGCCAAAATTATGAAAATG GGTGCAGATGGTTCATGCTACTTGCCGGATGCAGTGGAGATTGACAGTATGCAGCACATTGTGGTCTATGACAGTAACACAAGCTGTTTACTGGAACAAG GAAGGGCAGTCGACTGTGCCCAGGTGCTGGCAAAATCCAGCTCCCATCCAGTTCAAATACTGACAGGAGGCTTTAGGACGTTCTCGGCTCTGTACCCGTTTTTAAGGACTGAGAAGATCCTTTACACAATCACT GAGCTGGAAAACCTGACGATTTATCCAGTGGAGATTATATCTGGACTTCTGTATATGGGAGACCAGAAACAAAGCCAGGATGCAAACACCCTGAAGGACCTGAAAATCAGCGCTACTGTCAACCTCTCACATTTTACTCAGAATGACTCTGCAGA CGGGACCCAGGTGATCCTTAACATCCCAGTAGCTGATGACGTGGAGTCGGACCTATATTCAAACTTCCAAACAGTATGCTGGTTTATTA ATTCTCACATAAATGCAGGATCTCGTGTCCTGATCATTTCCAGGCAGGGCAGAAGCCGCTGCAGCGCTGTGGCCATCGCCTTCCTCATGGACCACTTCAAATACACACTGGAG GACGCCTGGAGGcacatgataaaatgtaaacCCAGCATGAGGCCCAACACAGGGTTTCTACAACAGCTGTGTGACTGGGAGGTTCACACCATGGGAAGGAAACACACAGATTTATCAAAAGCTCAATTTTAA
- the tmem120aa gene encoding ion channel TACAN has product MFSPKDLSECFREWDDLEKDYQHIQDTHRLYKQKLEEVTKLQNSCSSAIARQRKKLKELTLSLKGCKENSPTSNLSPEEMESIAGMQESIKDKRNVFFEMEAFLPKKNGLYLTLVLGNVNVTLLNKQAKFAYKDEYEKFKLVLTVIFFVFSFTCRFLFSYRVLDALFNFLLVWYYCTLTIRESILISNGSRIKGWWVFHHYISTFLSGVMLTWPDGALYQMFRNQFLSYNLYQSFVQFLQYYYQSGSLYRLRALGERHTMDLTVEGFQSWMWRGLTFLLPFLYFGQFWQLYNSMTLFRMFQLPECKEWQVLMCGCSYMVLFMGNLYTTLRVVYQKYVNNADKSKTV; this is encoded by the exons ATGTTCAGTCCAAAGGATTTATCCGAGTGTTTTCGGGAATGGGACGACTTGGAGAAAGATTACCAACATATCCAG GACACCCATCGTCTATATAAACAGAAGCTTGAAGAAGTGACCAAACTGCAAAACAGCTGCTCTAGTGCTATAGCAAGGCAGAGGAAGAAACTGAAGGAGCTCACTTTGTCATTGAAAGG ATGCAAAGAAAACTCTCCAACATCAAACCTAAGCCCAGAGGAGATGGAGTCCATTGCTGGAATGCAAGAGTCCATCAAAGACAAAAGGAATGTTTTCTTTGAGATGGAAGCATTTCTGCCAAAGAAGAACGG ATTGTACCTCACACTTGTTTTGGgaaacgttaatgtaacgctcCTGAACAAGCAGGCAAA GTTTGCATATAAAGATGAGTATGAGAAGTTTAAACTCGTCCTGACCGTCATCTTCTTCGTGTTTTCCTTCACATGTCGCTTTTTGTTTAGCTACAG AGTCCTGGACGCTCTGTTCAACTTCCTGCTGGTTTGGTATTACTGCACGCTCACCATCCGGGAGAGTATCCTCATCAGCAACGGCTCAAG GATCAAAGGTTGGTGGGTTTTCCATCACTACATATCGACCTTCTTGTCTGGAGTGATGCTGACTTG GCCTGATGGCGCCCTCTACCAGATGTTTAGAAATCAGTTTCTATCCTACAATCTCTATCAAA GTTTTGTCCAGTTCCTGCAGTACTACTACCAGAGCGGCTCTTTGTACAGACTCAGAGCGCTGGGAGAAAGACACACCATGGACCTTACAGTTG AGGGCTTCCAGTCCTGGATGTGGAGAGGCCTGACCTTCCTCCTTCCCTTCCTGTACTTTGGTCAG TTTTGGCAGCTGTACAACAGCATGACGCTTTTCAGGATGTTCCAGCTCCCAGAGTGTAAAGAATGGCAG GTTTTGATGTGCGGCTGCTCCTACATGGTGCTCTTCATGGGAAATCTGTACACCACGCTGAGGGTGGTTTACCAGAAATATGTAAACAACGCAGACAAGTCCAAAACTGTGTGA